In a genomic window of Methylobacter sp. YRD-M1:
- a CDS encoding Lon protease family protein, translating to MKNTPLAPSQLYKPCNIEQLKFDSTDELEDTDIIVGQERALEAIRFGIRINKRGYNIFAMAPSGTGKFTTIKQLVEHEALHRPVPSDWCYVNNFSQPAKPTAIRLAPGQGQVFQHDMAQLIDELSIAIPAAFDGDEYRSRAGELESESRQREITELNQLREEAENAHILLTETVTGYGFSPADENGVAMTPEQFSKLDKEQQHKIQETIFNLQERLQQLLKKFPIWRKETKRKLQALNRETAALAVNHSIDELIEKYARQQDVIDYLNDVQKDIIEHVRDFVPHSEKALPFLEMPQESNPLKRYQVNLIVDLSNKRAAPVVYEDLPNYSNLIGHTDHQAHMGSLITDFTMIKPGALHQANGGYLIIDARKILFQPYAWESLKRTLQAGEIRIEPLERTLSLITTSPLEPQPIPLVDLKIILFGDPLLYYLLSVYDPEFPDFFKVAADFDVSAKREGSTHEYARLLATIARREKLRPLSQQAVARVIEHSSRMAGDAEKLLTHLRSIKDLLTESDHWAEENGHTLIANSDVQQAIDHKIRRLDMIREKLYENIERGTVLIDTEGKVTGQINGLSVLQLGEFAFGQPSRITATTRLGSGKVVDIERETQLGGALHSKGVLILSSFIASRYARNSPFSLSASLVFEQSYGHVEGDSASLAELCVILSSLAQVPLRQDLAITGSVNQLGHVQPIGGVNEKIEGFFDICLKKGLTGTQGVIIPAANVKYLMLRWDVVHAAQSGQFNIYAVTTVDEALELLTGMEAGAVDEQGKYPPASFNGKVEAQLLQFTAISKEFRLKVEQQEAPKNGAD from the coding sequence ATGAAAAATACACCGCTGGCTCCTTCTCAACTTTACAAACCGTGCAACATCGAGCAGTTAAAATTCGATTCTACCGACGAGCTTGAAGACACCGACATCATCGTCGGCCAGGAACGCGCTCTGGAGGCCATCAGGTTCGGCATCCGTATCAATAAAAGAGGCTACAACATTTTCGCGATGGCGCCTTCCGGCACCGGCAAATTCACGACCATCAAACAACTGGTCGAGCACGAAGCCCTGCATCGGCCTGTCCCTTCGGATTGGTGCTACGTCAACAACTTCAGCCAGCCGGCAAAACCCACAGCCATCCGGTTAGCACCGGGGCAAGGCCAGGTTTTCCAACACGACATGGCACAGCTGATCGACGAATTGAGCATAGCCATTCCGGCGGCATTCGACGGCGATGAATACCGTTCCCGTGCCGGCGAGCTCGAAAGCGAATCGCGCCAAAGGGAAATCACTGAATTGAACCAACTGCGCGAAGAAGCCGAAAACGCCCATATTCTGCTGACCGAAACGGTGACCGGTTACGGATTCTCGCCAGCCGATGAAAACGGCGTCGCGATGACGCCCGAACAGTTCAGCAAGCTCGATAAAGAGCAGCAGCATAAAATTCAGGAGACCATTTTCAATTTGCAGGAACGCCTGCAGCAACTGCTGAAAAAATTCCCGATCTGGCGCAAGGAGACCAAACGCAAGCTTCAGGCTTTGAACCGAGAAACCGCCGCCTTAGCCGTCAACCATTCCATTGATGAGCTGATCGAGAAATATGCCAGGCAGCAGGATGTCATCGATTATCTGAATGACGTCCAGAAAGACATCATCGAGCACGTCCGGGATTTCGTGCCGCACAGCGAAAAAGCACTGCCTTTTCTGGAGATGCCGCAGGAATCAAATCCGCTGAAACGCTATCAGGTCAATCTGATCGTGGATCTCAGCAACAAACGCGCCGCGCCTGTGGTCTACGAAGACCTGCCCAATTACAGCAACCTGATCGGGCACACGGACCATCAGGCCCATATGGGTTCATTGATTACCGATTTCACGATGATCAAACCGGGCGCATTGCATCAGGCCAACGGCGGCTATCTGATCATCGATGCCCGGAAAATCCTGTTTCAGCCTTATGCCTGGGAAAGCCTTAAAAGAACGCTGCAAGCAGGCGAAATCCGCATCGAACCGCTGGAGCGGACGCTCAGCCTGATCACGACCTCGCCTCTGGAGCCGCAACCCATCCCGCTGGTCGATTTAAAAATCATCCTGTTCGGTGATCCGCTTCTTTATTATCTGTTAAGCGTCTATGACCCTGAATTTCCCGATTTCTTCAAGGTCGCCGCCGATTTCGACGTATCTGCCAAACGTGAAGGCAGCACGCATGAATATGCACGCCTGCTGGCCACGATCGCCCGGCGTGAAAAATTGCGCCCGTTGAGCCAGCAGGCCGTCGCCAGAGTCATTGAGCACAGCTCGCGTATGGCCGGCGACGCCGAGAAACTGTTGACGCACTTGCGCAGCATCAAGGATTTGCTGACGGAATCCGATCATTGGGCCGAAGAAAACGGCCATACCCTGATCGCCAACAGCGACGTCCAGCAAGCCATCGACCATAAGATCCGCCGGCTGGATATGATCCGGGAGAAGCTCTACGAAAACATCGAACGCGGCACCGTACTGATTGATACCGAAGGCAAAGTGACGGGTCAGATTAACGGCCTGTCGGTGCTGCAACTGGGCGAATTTGCCTTTGGCCAGCCATCGCGCATCACGGCGACGACACGCCTGGGCAGCGGCAAAGTGGTCGATATCGAACGCGAAACCCAACTGGGCGGCGCCCTACATTCCAAAGGCGTACTGATTTTGTCGAGCTTCATCGCCTCACGCTATGCGCGAAACAGCCCATTCTCGCTTTCCGCCAGCCTGGTATTCGAGCAATCCTACGGCCATGTCGAGGGCGACAGCGCCTCACTGGCCGAACTTTGCGTCATCTTATCCTCGCTGGCTCAGGTGCCTTTACGGCAGGATCTGGCGATTACCGGATCGGTCAATCAGCTGGGGCATGTCCAGCCGATAGGCGGCGTCAATGAAAAAATCGAAGGCTTCTTCGATATCTGCTTGAAAAAGGGCCTGACCGGCACGCAGGGCGTGATCATCCCGGCCGCCAATGTCAAATACCTGATGCTGCGCTGGGATGTCGTGCACGCAGCCCAGTCCGGCCAGTTTAATATCTACGCCGTTACGACTGTGGATGAAGCGCTTGAGCTGCTGACCGGAATGGAAGCCGGCGCTGTCGACGAACAGGGCAAGTATCCGCCGGCATCGTTTAACGGCAAGGTTGAAGCCCAGCTATTGCAATTTACGGCGATCAGCAAGGAATTCCGCCTTAAGGTCGAACAACAGGAAGCACCCAAAAACGGTGCAGATTAA